GCATCTTTCTGAAACAATACAATAGATAGTCCAGTTCAAAAGCCCATGagatagagagaagaaaataataacaCAGATTTCCGATCACACAGAAAATGATACGAGGAAGAGTTAGAAGAAGGCACATGAAATACAGAATTGTATCTACTCAGTAATTGCAACACACTATAGATAATCCAAAAACATAACTGAAGATCCGAAAAACCCCAAAAAGCACATAACTAtagaaatagaaaataaaatcttaACAGGAAAGACAGATAAAAACGCTAACAAATGTAGCACCTGTAAGCTTCATCAATTACTTGCACTACTCCATTCTTCTCAATGTGTTTTTTCTTTGATAAACTGCGTGTATTGGATGCTGCGCAGAATTTATGACCAAATACAAGAAGCTTAATCAGATTTCTAATGAAGCATAAGGCATGTCAGAACAAGGACTATGAGTCTGACTATCTGAACTCGACGAATTATACAGGAACTAAGCAATAATTCTAGAAAAAAGCCTGGTGCCTGTGCCAAACGCCTGAACCACTTGGTTGTACACTTGTACTAGTAGTAAATTACTGCAGTTTGTCAATAGGGACAATGaccagaaagaaaacaaaattttatctGGAGTGAGGATGATGATGTGATTGAAGAACTTACTTTCTTCGTCTGAAACTGATGCTAAGATTCTGTCAATTAGATCCTGCGAAGCAAAGAAATGTACAACAGTTTACCTCATATGACAAATTTAGAAGAAACAAAACCCCTACATTACTCAATGGATAGATGAACACATAGAAAACTAACTTAGACAGCAAAGACTCCTTCAAAGAATGAGTTAATAACCGGCTATAAGATGTCTGATTGAGAGCTGCAAGCGAAAAGTAACTAAGAAACCTTAAACCATGTGAACACAAGATTCTAGACAAATCGTAATAAACATGATTCCCAAAAATAAGCTTCTAAATAACTAAACTACAATTGTAAATGGACTCAAATTCAAACATCCTATCAATGCAAAGCAACACTAGCCGGCACATGTCGAACAACCGAGCATTGTACAAACAGGCAGAAAATCTCTCCTAAATGGTAAAGAGCAAGATCACATGCTCAGAACAGAACAACAATAAGCAACTACTGGAATCCAATGTGGTCCTTATAAACACTAGAAACTTCATTCATACAGATGCCAAAACCATACCTGCTTCCTCCCTTGCTTTGAAAAACCCAGCTGGGTCAGAACATCCTTGAGCTCCTTAACTCGAAAAGACACCAACTTGGTCTAGAAAACAATCATTAAAACACAATCAATATGCAAATTAAAAACCCAAATTACAAATTACAACACCCACAttaataaagatcaaaactttaaaCTGAAACACTAGAAATCAAGCTAAATTCACCTTGCATTGAGTTACCAAATCCATTTCCTTAGCATCTGAACCCATTCCAGCTCCAAAACCAATAAACCCACCCAAAACCTGAacccacaaaacccagaaactcaatcaaaaaccaaatccCAAAAAGGATCAAaagatcaaaacccagaaaaatctaACAAGCTGCATGTGGTGGAATGCATACCCAATACGACAAGTCGGAGAATTGAGAGGTGGGTTTTACTGTGGCGCCATCATCAGGAcgctttctttgtttctttgaaCTGAAGACTCAAAGACTTTGGGAGAGAGACTGGTTATTGTGGCGGACGTGAAGACGATTTATGCAATTCAGTTATGGGGCGGCGCAAAAGTCCGGGTTTGGGTTCTCTGCTTCGGGCGAGGACTTAGTGGGTTCGCTGGCGGTGTGTGATTGGTTGGGCTGAGAGGCTCAGAATACGATGAGAAACAATAGATAGTTCTTAAAGTTGTGTCAGACAGATGGTTAAGGACTTTTCACTTTGTCTTGCAAATCGGTCGCCAGCTATGGAGTCTGGGCCGTACAACGTGACAGTTGCTGCTGACATGAGACCTTCCACGAGTTGGTCACATTTTTGCTAGGTATAGCCGTATAGCAGGTTGTTATTTTTGGTAATTAAACGAACAGATTTtgttgaaaacaaaataaaaaattaaaaaattgataCTAGAGAATTTTATGAGTAGGATTTACTGCCAGATGTgaatttcaagaaaaattgCTAATCAATGGCCAATGAACAATTTGACAAATTTTCGTGAGAGTCATTTTCGTAAGCATACTCGATGAAGAATCCATAACGAGTTTCAGTACTTCAAATTCAAAAGTATATGAGGAGGACTCCAAACCTTTACTCAAATTCAAAAGTATATGTTTTGAATATACTAGATTGCATTTTGATCGATAAATTCAATCAAAAGCTTTTGGATGGGGCTTGAAGTTTGAACCTTCCAAGATTTTCTGCCACGTTGTTCTTATTTTGTGACCAGGGGAGCATGGTACTTTACTATACTACTCATCACAAGTACGAAGTCATAGCATGCATAGAAAGTAGAAACTATATTCTAATCTGTATTTCGTTGTAAAAACGGCAAACATGGGTAGAGCATCACCACTAGGAGATTCAGAAGCAGACTTCAAAACTTAACTTCGCTTGTTTCATTTAGAAACATCACAGAAAACATAACTGTTTTTACAATTTTCCTAAGCTTACAACAACGGAATTGCGAAAATAACAACCTAAATGCTGCCTCCCACAGCACGGCATGATCAAGAAGCtggttttttattctttttattggtTTTGGCAATAGCATTACAAATCTCCCTTTTTCGCTTATTGTTAGCGTTGTTGATGTTATTTTTGTTACCGCTGTTATGGTTGTTAGTGTTGTCATTGTTGGTGGCGCCCATGCTTGCTGAGCTCTTGGCCTGAACTTCTAAAGTGTCCTTCACAAAAAACTTCAACCTCCACAAGGTAGATTCAGTCTGCAAAACATGTATATAGAACACTCAGCAAACACTTGCATATGGTATAAGAACATGAAATAGGAACAAACTAGAAGTTTGTCAACAATCCACAATGAAATATAAATAGTGACCTGAGCATCGATATCAAGGTCCACCTCTTCAGCGGTAGCTTGAAAACCTGGATTACTTTGTGCAACAATCTCTAGTGCTGTGCTGAGATCCTCTGGGGACAGTCTGCTGAGGGCTACCCCAAGCTTTCTCTTCTCTTCAGTTGACATTTTTCTGAAACAACATTCTCTAAAATAAGACATGGTGGCTGCAGAGGCATTATATGTAACTCAATTCGTGCACAAGAACATATAATCACTCTTTCACTTCACAGAGAGATACCGAAGCATGCATACTCAGTTACTCACATCACCAGATGCTTACTTGCAATATATTATATCAAAATGTAGATGAAAAGCACTTTATAATTAGATAAGATGTTAGTAAACAACCTGCACTTTTGAACAACCATATCTCGGAGCTCTTCCAAATGCATATCAACCTCATAAAGCTGAAAAGAAGACATCAGAGGATTTAAAAACAAAGAACTATTTCAATTGTAAATGATATGTATCTACAATGACTTCGATTCCAAATTAATTATATGCACATAAGAAGGCTGTTTATATTCAAACGCACCTCGTTGCTTAAGTCTCTAGCCATTTTAGCATGAGCAGCCTCTTCAGCAAGCTGCATATTTAATTGTGCTTCTGCCTCTTCCTCTTCTAGCCTCTTTTCCTGCAAGTATATTGCTCAGAAGTCAGAAGTTAAAGATTATCAAGAAATGATCAACCAAGATGCCATGAATATCTGTAATACCAAATTACCAGCATTACTGAACCACGGATGATAAAGAAGACTATCATGGTGGAAAGTGTAACTCATAGTACATCATGTTGGGATATACCTCTTCAGTAACCTTAGGCAGAAGCTGCAGCCacttttcctcaaattttgccATCAAAGTTTTGGCCATAACATGAACATCACTTCTCTCCTCATTATACTGCATCGCA
This portion of the Rosa chinensis cultivar Old Blush chromosome 1, RchiOBHm-V2, whole genome shotgun sequence genome encodes:
- the LOC112177553 gene encoding transcription factor GTE6; this encodes MDQVEAPIVDVSHVGALDFTGNGVEAESFKHRVDEIFVQVDKLEQRVNEIEQFYSSASKKQANASKSGSAVKDKEKHVPSMKKQQQEAALREAAAAKRMQELMRQFGTILRQITQHKWAWPFLQPVDVEGLGLHDYYEVIDKPMDFSTIKNQMEAKDGTGYKNVREICADVRLVFKNAMQYNEERSDVHVMAKTLMAKFEEKWLQLLPKVTEEEKRLEEEEAEAQLNMQLAEEAAHAKMARDLSNELYEVDMHLEELRDMVVQKCRKMSTEEKRKLGVALSRLSPEDLSTALEIVAQSNPGFQATAEEVDLDIDAQTESTLWRLKFFVKDTLEVQAKSSASMGATNNDNTNNHNSGNKNNINNANNKRKREICNAIAKTNKKNKKPAS